A genomic segment from Polyangium mundeleinium encodes:
- a CDS encoding ABC transporter substrate-binding protein, with translation MDLSFGGSGDVQKRNSYRRGLLGALALALGIVAITPSCSVVVDTSTKQCDVNTDCPNGMKCEEGVCVGGGDVLCAKTSECSAAGAEQFCRKAPGAASGVCKPLKSPECQVIEGDPTVENAFLIGSIHPTTATGFDGEIGVSMENSIRLAVRDMKGNVGGLPSVGGGSPRPVVMIGCTDAGEATTSVNAARHLINNLGVQAIIGGAFSGVAIETANQATVDAGVLLISASATGIALTDLSDKPPGATAGLLWRTVPSDIFQANAILQYVPKLEVRIREELGLTDEPIKLALVHKGDAYGRGLRSALETTLTFNGKTALENGQNFLLVDYGDPEGTTKYPETIEAVKNHGSHIVLMFGTGEAVSSLYGPIEIGWNSALGYKPRYVFSDSNYNTGALAGAIDVGADAAAKADWRKRTTGVVPGPRNTDQNYQLFVNLYGTTFGTENGDPSILGAASAYDAAYLLFYSASTIADGVITGRKLAEGMTKMSNADPAMVAEINSGPGKLSDTMKKLMSGEYKSIDYNGAFGPLDFDPVTNDPAANVQVFCLSDDGTGKTKEQLSGLYYDAESQMLQGTFTDACK, from the coding sequence ATGGATTTGTCCTTTGGCGGGAGCGGTGACGTGCAGAAGCGAAATTCATATCGGCGGGGCCTCCTCGGCGCGCTCGCGCTCGCGCTCGGTATCGTCGCGATCACGCCCTCCTGCTCCGTCGTCGTCGACACGAGCACGAAGCAGTGCGACGTGAACACGGATTGCCCGAACGGCATGAAGTGCGAGGAAGGGGTCTGCGTCGGCGGCGGCGACGTTCTCTGCGCGAAGACGAGCGAATGCAGCGCGGCCGGCGCGGAGCAGTTCTGCCGCAAGGCGCCCGGCGCGGCGTCCGGCGTGTGCAAGCCGCTGAAGTCCCCCGAGTGTCAGGTCATCGAGGGGGATCCGACGGTCGAAAACGCCTTCCTGATCGGCTCGATCCATCCGACCACGGCGACGGGCTTCGACGGCGAGATCGGCGTGTCGATGGAGAACAGCATCCGGCTCGCGGTCCGGGACATGAAGGGGAACGTGGGCGGCCTGCCGTCGGTCGGGGGAGGGTCCCCGCGCCCCGTCGTGATGATCGGCTGCACCGACGCGGGCGAGGCCACCACGAGCGTCAACGCGGCCAGGCACCTCATCAATAACCTCGGCGTCCAGGCCATCATCGGCGGCGCGTTCAGCGGCGTCGCAATCGAGACGGCCAACCAGGCGACGGTCGATGCAGGCGTGCTGCTCATCAGCGCGTCCGCCACGGGCATCGCGTTGACGGATCTCTCCGACAAGCCCCCCGGCGCGACGGCCGGGCTCCTCTGGCGCACGGTCCCTTCGGACATCTTCCAGGCGAACGCGATCCTGCAGTACGTGCCGAAGCTCGAGGTGCGGATCCGCGAGGAGCTTGGGCTCACCGACGAGCCGATCAAGCTCGCGCTCGTCCACAAGGGCGACGCCTACGGCCGGGGCCTCCGATCCGCCCTCGAGACGACGCTGACCTTCAACGGCAAGACCGCGCTCGAGAACGGCCAGAACTTCCTCCTCGTCGACTACGGCGATCCCGAAGGCACGACCAAGTACCCCGAGACGATCGAAGCGGTGAAGAACCACGGCTCGCACATCGTCCTGATGTTCGGAACGGGCGAGGCCGTGTCGTCGCTGTACGGCCCCATCGAGATCGGGTGGAACAGCGCGCTCGGGTACAAGCCGCGGTACGTCTTCTCCGACTCGAACTACAACACCGGCGCGCTCGCGGGTGCCATCGACGTCGGGGCGGATGCAGCGGCAAAGGCCGACTGGCGCAAGCGCACCACGGGCGTCGTGCCCGGTCCGCGGAACACTGACCAGAACTACCAGCTCTTCGTGAACCTGTACGGGACGACGTTCGGGACCGAGAATGGCGATCCCTCGATCCTCGGCGCCGCGAGCGCGTACGACGCCGCCTACCTGCTGTTCTACAGCGCGTCGACCATCGCCGACGGCGTCATCACGGGCCGGAAACTCGCCGAGGGGATGACAAAGATGTCGAACGCGGATCCTGCCATGGTCGCCGAGATCAACTCCGGCCCGGGCAAGCTCAGCGATACGATGAAGAAGCTCATGTCGGGCGAATACAAGTCGATCGATTACAACGGCGCCTTCGGCCCGCTCGACTTCGACCCCGTGACGAATGATCCCGCAGCGAACGTCCAGGTGTTCTGCCTGTCCGACGATGGAACCGGCAAGACCAAGGAGCAGCTCTCCGGCCTGTACTACGACGCGGAATCGCAGATGCTCCAGGGCACGTTCACCGACGCCTGCAAGTAA